One genomic window of Micromonospora sp. WMMD1128 includes the following:
- a CDS encoding sigma factor: protein MGRTVDHGRADYLAFVEAHQHRLLRAAYLVCGNRHQAEDLLQDALLKLALRWPAVREIEGASSMHLHGHSGQHDQGWLTQPTPEEIYTWLGVKFATLEAPYYRSRLVGRTWETAGDHGDLHYAAVRLVHELDENTTIEVTTARDDTDGTSLGARLRECLTNYQFGQLGRLDALPWGAGPPPREFFERLEIDLPHEPIGTRAMSVDGEPSDWIYLTFPDMTTGQHLVACGGHIGTSLVMVTGTDTSVGTARLRMWPPPT, encoded by the coding sequence ATGGGGCGCACCGTGGACCACGGGCGAGCGGACTACCTCGCCTTCGTCGAGGCGCACCAGCACCGGCTGCTACGCGCCGCGTACCTGGTCTGCGGCAACCGGCACCAGGCCGAGGACCTGCTCCAGGACGCGCTGCTGAAACTGGCCCTCCGCTGGCCCGCCGTGCGTGAGATCGAGGGAGCCTCCAGCATGCATTTACATGGACATTCGGGCCAGCACGATCAAGGGTGGCTGACACAGCCGACGCCCGAGGAAATCTACACCTGGCTCGGGGTCAAGTTCGCCACGCTGGAGGCTCCCTATTACCGCAGCCGCCTCGTCGGCCGCACCTGGGAGACCGCAGGCGACCACGGCGATCTTCATTACGCTGCGGTGCGCCTCGTCCACGAGTTGGACGAGAACACGACCATCGAGGTCACCACGGCAAGGGATGATACCGACGGCACCTCACTCGGCGCCCGCCTGCGCGAATGCCTGACCAATTACCAGTTCGGACAGCTCGGACGCTTGGACGCGCTTCCCTGGGGCGCTGGGCCTCCGCCACGCGAGTTCTTCGAACGCCTCGAAATTGACCTTCCGCACGAGCCCATCGGCACCCGCGCCATGTCCGTCGACGGTGAGCCTAGCGACTGGATTTACCTCACCTTCCCCGACATGACCACTGGACAGCATCTCGTCGCCTGCGGCGGCCATATCGGCACCTCACTTGTCATGGTCACCGGAACAGATACCTCCGTCGGAACCGCACGCCTGCGCATGTGGCCCCCGCCCACATAG